Proteins co-encoded in one Oreochromis aureus strain Israel breed Guangdong linkage group 3, ZZ_aureus, whole genome shotgun sequence genomic window:
- the LOC120438390 gene encoding NACHT, LRR and PYD domains-containing protein 12-like, with protein sequence MCHIPVFCWITATVLENVLKTREGRLPKNLTEMYIHFLVVQAKVKKLKFDGGAQIDSHWSPESRIMIQSLGKLAFDHLQKGNLIFYESDLTECGIDISAATVFAGVFTQIFKEERGLYQDKVFCFIHLSVQEFLAALHVHLTFINSGVNLLEEQQTTSQKSRNTEYSATHFYQSAVDKALQSPNGHLDLFLRFLLGFSLQTSQTLLQGLQTQTGNSSQTNQETVQYIKKKLSENQSGEKSINLFHCLNELNDRSLVEEVQRYMCSGSFSIRNLSPAQWSALVLILVSSKKDVEMVDRKKFSSDDALLELLPEVNASNKSLLSLCNLSETNCEALSSVLSSQTSSLRELGQSNSNLQDSGEEPLSDGLKSPHCKTLRVMGCNLSDRSCEALSSVLSSKSSSLGELDLSNCNLSDSGMKLLCDGLKSPNCKLNTLRLSHCSLSERDCEALSSVLSSQSCSLKELDLSNSDLNDSGVKLLSVGLKSANFKLETLSLSGCLIKQEGFTSLASALSANPSHLRELDLSYNHPGASGMKLLSAGLKDSRWRPDTLRYGGNV encoded by the exons atgtgtcacatcccagtcttctgctggatcactgctacagttttGGAAAATGTGCTAAAAACCAGAGAGGGACGTCTGCCCAAGaacctgactgagatgtacatccacttcctggtggttcaggccaaagtgaagaagctCAAATTTGATGGAGGAGCCCAAATAGAttcacactggagtccagagagcaggattATGAttcagtctctgggaaaattgGCTTTTGATCATCTGCAGAAAGGAAActtgatcttctatgaatcagacctgacagagtgtggcatcgatatcagtgCAGCCACAGTGTTtgcaggagtgttcacacagatctttaaagaggagagaggactgtaccaggacaaggtgttctgcttcatccatctgagtgttcaggagtttctggctgctcttcatgtccatctgaccttcatcaactctggagtcaatctgctggaagaacaacaaacaacctcTCAGAAGTCTAGAAATACAGAATATTCAGCGACTCACttctaccagagtgctgtggacaaggccttacagagtccaaatgggcACCTGGAcctgttcctccgcttcctcctgggtttttcactgcagaccagtcAGACTCTCCTACAGGGTTtgcagacacagacaggaaatagttcacagaccaatcaggaaacagtccagtacatcaagaagaagctcagtgagaatcagtctggagagaaaagcatcaatctgttccactgtctgaatgaactgaatgatcgttctctagtggaggaggtCCAGCGATACATGTGCTCAGGAAGTTTCTCCATACGTAATCTTTcccctgctcagtggtcagctctggtcttaaTCTTAGTCTCATCAAAAAAAGATGTAGAAATGGTTGACCGGAAGAAATTCTCTTCAGATGACGCTCTTCTGGAGCTGCTGCCAGAGGTCAATGCCTCTAATAAATCTCT actgagtctctgtaacctgtcagagacaaactgtgaagctctgtcctcagttctcagctcccagACCTCCAGTCTCAGAGAGCTGGGCCAGAGTAACagcaacctgcaggattcaggagagGAGCCTCTGTCTGATGGACTGAAGAGTCCACACTGTAAAACTCTCAG agtgatgggctgtaacctctcagacagaagctgtgaagctttGTCCTCGGTTCTTAGTTCTAAGTCCTCTAGTTTgggagagctggacctgagtaactgCAACCTGTCGGATTCAGGAATGAAGCTTCTTTGTGATGGACTAAAGAGTCCAAACTGTAAACTGAATACTCTTAG gctGAGTCACTGCAGCCTCTCAGAGAGAGattgtgaagctctgtcctcagttctcagctcccagtcctgcagtctgaaagagctggacctgagtaactctGACCTGAACGactcaggagtgaagcttctgtctgttGGATTAAAGAGTGCAAACTTtaaactggaaactctcag tctgtcaggttGTCTGATCAAGCAGGAAGGCtttacttctctggcctcagctctgagcgccaacccctcccatctgagagagctggacctgagctacaatcatccaggtgcctcaggaatgaagctgctgtcggctggactgaaggattcACGGTGGAGAccggacactctcaggtatggagggaatgtctga